The genomic DNA ATGAAGAGTTTAAAAATGATGTTGTTAAAATGAATGTATTAATCAATTTAGGAAGTATAGAAGATTATTTGTATGATTATCAAAAAGCGATTAACTATTATTTAAGGGCTTTGAAATATGCAAAAAGAAAATCAAATTACCATGTTTGTACTATTTATAATAATATTGGTATTGCATATGAAGGATTAGATTCATTAGATAAAGCTATTGAATATTTAAATAAATCTATTTCAATAGGAATTAAATATAAATATTACGAAAATTTAGGTAATCCATTTTCTAATAAAGGTTTAGTATATGAAAGAAAAGGGAAGTTTATAGAGGCACTTTATTGTTTTAAAAAAGCAGCCTATTATGATTCTTTATATAATCCAAGAATATCATTACTGAATTCTTATAATCAAATATCGAGAGTTTTAATGTCTTTAAAAAGATATCATGAAGCTTTATTATATTTAGAAGCGGCTTGTAAACAAAAAAATAAAGTTAATTCAGATTATTTAGTAACCTTAGATCAATTAAGTCAATGTCATAATTTACTTGGGAACTCTAAACAGGCTTATAAATATCTCCGAGAATATATGGTTTTGAATGATTCTTTATCATTAGAAGAGTCAAAAGCAGAGTTGAAAAATATAGAGCAAAAATATCAAGTACTATCGATAGAGAAAAAACTATTAAAAGCTAAAAATGAAAAGGAAATCATTAAAGAAAAGCTCAGGTTAAACAATAAATATTTATGGTTTATCATTACATTATTTACTTTCATAGTATTACTCTTCATTTTTCTTATTATTTTAATTATAAAAAGAAATAAAATTAAACAAGAAAATATTAAGCACCGTTTAGAAAAATCTATTATTGAAATAAATCACAAATTATTGACTTCACAAATCGATCACCATTTTATTTCAAATATATTAAATGGAATTCAACTTTATTTTGTGAATGGAGATACTGTAAATGCTTCGAAATACCTTTCAAAATTTTCTCAATTAATGCGAAAAATATTAATTAGTTCCAGTCATAATATAGAACCCCTCAATGAATCGATTATATTTCTTAAGCTATATCTTGACTTAGAACAGTTTCGTTTTCAAAATAAATTTGTGTATAAAATTGATTTTGCAGAAAATATAGTTACAGAAGACATATTAATTCCACCTTTAATTTTTCAGCCAATTGTTGAAAATTCAATAAAACATGCTTTTGAGGGGATAGAATATGTTGGCGAAATAAATGTTTATTTTTCGACAAAAGATAATTTTTTAATCGCACAAATTTCTGATAATGGAAAAGGAATGACAAAAACTCAAAATCAAGATCCCGATCAAGATAGAAAATCATATGGTTTAGCTATTTCTCAAAAAAGAATTTTATTATGGGGCAAAGAATTAGGATTTCCTATCGAATTTAGTGTTAAAAAATTATATGAAGAAAAAGAATCAAATTTTGGAACCTTAGTTATTATAAAAATCCCATATCTTTACGATCATGATTAATCAAATAACTGCACTAATAGTAGAAGACGAAATTAATAATCAACTTTTGTTAGAAAAGTATTTAACGGATTATTGCCGTTACATAACTGTCATTGGTAAAGTAAAGAGCATTAAAGAAACGTTATTGTTTTTAAATGAACATAAACCGGATGTTTTGTTTCTCGATATTCAATTAGAAGATGGAGATGCATTTGAATTGATTAATAAACTTTCACAAATAGATTTTGAAATTATATTTGTAACATCTTATGAGAGTTATGCTATTAAAGCATTAAAATTAAATGCCTTGGATTATTTACTTAAACCTATAGATATACAGGATCTTATTGAAAGTACGGTTAAGCTTGTAAATAAAAAACTTAATTCTATTGATAAGGTAAATTTTTTAAAATTAAACGCAAATAAAGCTCAAAAAATCGGTATATATTCGCTCGATGATGTTATTTTTAAAGAAATAGATGAGATCGTTTACATTAAATCTGACGAGAGTTATTCTACTTTTTATTTTACTGATAATTCAAAAAACATCTCGAGTAAAAATATTAAATATTACGAAGAGTTGTTATTAGATTTCGATTTTTTTAGAATACATAAATCGTTTTTAATAAATACTCATCATATAGTAAAGTTACACAAAGAAGATTTTGGA from Bacteroidales bacterium includes the following:
- a CDS encoding tetratricopeptide repeat protein, yielding MKLLPMSSFFMNYNYLIIILFFIVSCSNSKKNNTLNDANIDVYLSYSDSVNNKIVKDSSSLDFYERVCKHVENLNNICFYDSALMLGQRIEKKIKNTNQYLYLKLKNQIAFALYNKGAFRESIRILIENKMLNDRKMKNKEIEHEIDLFLGVNYFQLEKIDSSFFYFTNIDNDEEFKNDVVKMNVLINLGSIEDYLYDYQKAINYYLRALKYAKRKSNYHVCTIYNNIGIAYEGLDSLDKAIEYLNKSISIGIKYKYYENLGNPFSNKGLVYERKGKFIEALYCFKKAAYYDSLYNPRISLLNSYNQISRVLMSLKRYHEALLYLEAACKQKNKVNSDYLVTLDQLSQCHNLLGNSKQAYKYLREYMVLNDSLSLEESKAELKNIEQKYQVLSIEKKLLKAKNEKEIIKEKLRLNNKYLWFIITLFTFIVLLFIFLIILIIKRNKIKQENIKHRLEKSIIEINHKLLTSQIDHHFISNILNGIQLYFVNGDTVNASKYLSKFSQLMRKILISSSHNIEPLNESIIFLKLYLDLEQFRFQNKFVYKIDFAENIVTEDILIPPLIFQPIVENSIKHAFEGIEYVGEINVYFSTKDNFLIAQISDNGKGMTKTQNQDPDQDRKSYGLAISQKRILLWGKELGFPIEFSVKKLYEEKESNFGTLVIIKIPYLYDHD
- a CDS encoding response regulator transcription factor → MINQITALIVEDEINNQLLLEKYLTDYCRYITVIGKVKSIKETLLFLNEHKPDVLFLDIQLEDGDAFELINKLSQIDFEIIFVTSYESYAIKALKLNALDYLLKPIDIQDLIESTVKLVNKKLNSIDKVNFLKLNANKAQKIGIYSLDDVIFKEIDEIVYIKSDESYSTFYFTDNSKNISSKNIKYYEELLLDFDFFRIHKSFLINTHHIVKLHKEDFGIVELINNIKLPLSRRKRVDFQMFLKQRFKS